The Hemibagrus wyckioides isolate EC202008001 linkage group LG15, SWU_Hwy_1.0, whole genome shotgun sequence genome window below encodes:
- the acvr1ba gene encoding activin A receptor type 1Ba, translating to MRSDGNLAVMSLRRTVLALLVLIGLIAPGDALKCNCTNCEKSGYECETDGACMASTSYIKGQEQHVRICIPRESLIPPGQPIYCLSAEGVLNTHCCYTDYCNSIDLQVPNGVSEPESWTGAPSSWGPVELVAVIAGPVFIFCLLLIIGVFLFQHHQRNYNHRQRLDVEDPSCEHLYLAKDKTLQDLIFDLSTSGSGSGLPLFVQRTVARTIVLQEIIGKGRFGEVWRGKWRGGDVAVKIFSSREERSWFREAEIYQTIMLRHENILGFIAADNKDNGTWTQLWLVSDYHEYGSLFDYLNHYSVTIEGMIKLSLSAASGLAHLHMEILGTQGKPGIAHRDLKSKNILVKKNGTCAIADLGLAVRHESVTDTIDIAPNQRVGTKRYMAPEVLDETINMKHFDSFKCADIYALGLVYWEIARRCNAGGIHEEYQLPYYDLVPSDPSIEEMRKVVCDQRLRPNVPNWWQSYEALRVMGKIMRECWYANGAARLTALRIKKTLSQLSVQEDVKM from the exons ATGCGAAGCGATGGGAATCTCGCAGTCATGTCTCTGCGAAGAACCGTGTTAGCTTTGCTCGTGCTGATTGGATTAATAGCGCCGGGTGATG CTTTGAAGTGTAACTGTACCAACTGTGAAAAAAGTGGCTATGAGTGTGAGACAGATGGAGCCTGCATGGCCTCCACCTCCTACATTAAAGGCCAGGAGCAGCATGTGCGCATCTGTATTCCACGCGAGAGTCTAATTCCACCTGGTCAACCCATCTACTGCCTGAGTGCTGAGGGAGttctcaacacacactgctgctacaCCGACTACTGTAACAGCATCGACCTGCAGGTCCCTAATG gAGTTTCTGAGCCTGAGAGCTGGACAGGTGCACCTAGTAGCTGGGGCCCAGTGGAGTTAGTAGCAGTCATAGCAGGACCAGTGTTCATTTTCTGCCTGTTGCTGATCATCGGCGTCTTCCTGTTCCAGCACCACCAGAGAAATTACAACCACAGGCAGAGGCTGGATGTAGAAGATCCCTCATGTGAACATCTTTACCTTGCCAAAGACAAAACCCTGCAGGACCTCATATTCGATTTGTCCACATCTGGTTCTGGATCTG GTCTACCTCTGTTTGTTCAGAGGACGGTGGCGAGGACCATCGTGCTGCAGGAAATCATAGGAAAGGGCCGCTTCGGGGAGGTGTGGAGGGGGAAGTGGAGAGGAGGAGACGTAGCTGTGAAGATCTTCTCTTCCAGAGAGGAACGCTCCTGGTTCCGTGAGGCTGAGATCTATCAGACGATCATGCTCCGGCATGAAAACATATTGGGCTTCATTGCAGCAGACAACAAAG ACAATGGCACATGGACTCAGCTGTGGCTGGTCTCAGACTATCATGAATATGGCTCTCTTTTCGACTACTTGAACCACTACTCCGTCACCATTGAAGGCATGATCAAGTTATCTCTGTCAGCCGCTAGTGGTCTTGCTCACCTGCATATGGAGATCCTTGGCACACAGG GAAAGCCTGGCATTGCACACAGAGACCTCAAATCGAAAAACATCCTGGTAAAGAAGAATGGGACCTGCGCTATAGCGGACTTGGGCCTGGCCGTACGCCACGAGTCCGTCACTGACACTATTGACATCGCCCCTAACCAGAGGGTGGGCACTAAGAG ATATATGGCCCCAGAAGTGCTGGATGAAACTATCAACATGAAGCATTTTGATTCTTTTAAGTGTGCTGATATCTATGCATTAGGACTGGTGTACTGGGAGATAGCAAGACGATGCAACGCTGGAG GCATCCATGAGGAGTACCAGCTGCCTTACTATGACCTCGTGCCCTCTGACCCTTCCATAGAGGAGATGAGGAAGGTTGTGTGTGACCAGAGACTGCGGCCTAATGTGCCCAACTGGTGGCAGAGCTACGAG GCTTTGAGGGTGATGGGAAAGATCATGCGCGAGTGCTGGTACGCTAACGGGGCAGCCAGACTCACGGCTCTGCGCATTAAGAAGACGCTCTCGCAGCTCAGCGTGCAGGAGGACGTTAAGATGTGA